One Jeotgalibaca porci genomic region harbors:
- the pgmB gene encoding beta-phosphoglucomutase: MVLKGVIFDLDGVITDTAEFHFRAWQDLGEKIAIPFDREFNEKLKGISRMDSLERILEHGGKNNAYTIEEKEALAKEKNDDYVELIKEITPADILPGVKKFLDDCLAAGLKLGLASASKNGPAILENLGLTDYFEIVVDPASLANGKPDPEIFLKGAEMLGLTPAECVGVEDAEAGVESINGAGMFSVGVGTADSMKEADMFVENTADLDLEAIIKAHSGK; this comes from the coding sequence ATGGTATTAAAAGGAGTCATTTTTGATTTAGATGGTGTCATTACAGATACGGCGGAATTCCATTTCCGTGCATGGCAAGACTTAGGCGAGAAGATTGCTATTCCATTCGATCGTGAGTTCAACGAAAAGTTAAAAGGAATCAGCCGCATGGATTCACTAGAACGTATATTGGAACATGGTGGTAAAAATAATGCGTATACTATAGAAGAAAAAGAAGCATTAGCGAAAGAAAAGAATGATGATTACGTCGAATTAATCAAAGAAATCACACCAGCTGATATCTTACCAGGCGTTAAAAAGTTTTTGGATGACTGTCTAGCGGCAGGGCTAAAACTTGGTTTGGCTTCGGCAAGTAAGAACGGCCCAGCAATTCTAGAAAACTTGGGACTGACAGATTATTTCGAAATTGTTGTGGATCCAGCTTCTTTAGCAAACGGCAAACCAGATCCAGAAATTTTCCTTAAAGGGGCAGAAATGTTAGGTTTAACTCCAGCTGAGTGTGTAGGTGTAGAAGATGCAGAAGCAGGTGTTGAGTCAATCAATGGTGCAGGTATGTTCTCAGTCGGCGTTGGTACAGCTGATTCAATGAAAGAAGCAGATATGTTTGTTGAAAATACTGCTGATTTAGATTTAGAAGCAATTATAAAAGCACACAGCGGAAAATAA